In one window of Henckelia pumila isolate YLH828 chromosome 1, ASM3356847v2, whole genome shotgun sequence DNA:
- the LOC140860569 gene encoding uncharacterized protein codes for MGATMKSLETQIGKLANALIDHNRGHFTSNTEVSPLEYCKAIELRSGKEVRVSEFNSKVETEKKGEEAEVGESKHMESKDEPKQKPMFKTKLPYPQRFKKKVLDEQFAKFLDIISTFNSPMFLQKMPNFAKFLKEMMSRKRKLEEFETVNLIEKCSAIL; via the coding sequence ATGGGTGCTACAATGAAATCTTTGGAGACTCAAATTGGAAAGCTGGCGAATGCATTGATAGATCACAATAGAGGTCATTTCACGAGTAATACTGAGGTGAGTCCATTAGAATACTGTaaggccatagagttgaggagtggaaaagaagttagAGTCAGTGAGTTTAACTCTAAAGTCGAGACGGAGAAAAAAGGTGAAGAAGCTGAAGTTGGTGAGAGTAAGCATATGGAGTCGAAGGATGAGCCTAAACAGAAGCCCATGTTTAAGACAAAGCTTCCATATCCTCAAAGATTCAAGAAAAAAGTTTTGGATGAACAGTTTGCCAAGTTTCTTGATATCATATCAACATTCAATTCTCCGATGTTTTTGCAGAAAATGCCGAATTTTGCTAAATTCTTGAAGGAGATGATGTCTAGGAAGCGGAAGTTGGAAGAGTTTGAGACAGTGAATCTGATTGAAAAGTGCAGTGCTATCCTTTAA